The following is a genomic window from Flavobacterium crassostreae.
CTCCAAGCAATAATGCATCTAAAGATGGTGGCTACAAACACAAGGAGTGCTATTTTATTTTTCAAAAACATAGCTAGTTATTAAAGGTGTAGAGGTTGTTGGCAGTAAAATTCCAGACAAAAACCAGTAGAGTGACCAGTATTTTGCATACATAAAAATTAAGAGAAGTGTTTTTTTGGAGCAAGTACAAAAAACCAGTATTTAGACCAAAGCCTATCATCGAAATAATTAAAAAGCTTGTAAATTGTGTGCCTATATCTGGAT
Proteins encoded in this region:
- a CDS encoding GtrA family protein; this encodes MNFIKFLKFGLVGFSGLIIDFAITWLCKEKLSLNKYVANGMGFLFGVTNNYFLNKYFTFENHNPDIGTQFTSFLIISMIGFGLNTGFLYLLQKNTSLNFYVCKILVTLLVFVWNFTANNLYTFNN